The following proteins come from a genomic window of Salvia hispanica cultivar TCC Black 2014 chromosome 4, UniMelb_Shisp_WGS_1.0, whole genome shotgun sequence:
- the LOC125219899 gene encoding mitogen-activated protein kinase kinase kinase 1-like, producing MHRLPKIFANSSERRRSDSDSVSGESSSSSRRAASSKPRLERRNARKNIKYDYSLSSASSSSSYYTASEESLHTRSLDLYGGNQSFRVQGIDGEIEIMCKNLGFSGIDDFSISPEDYEVMKVRSSSAPVGFTQAIEEVGDGALAIGGSENLIRCSGPSGEVISNNSEGIREYRNRDNVIGITMVDDVRVSDGISNDDLGGRSNELRGSGIKGVRPPSLGLLAPPPFMSLPVVDQECSTWDIFRNFGPDSGQLQALDEQGGQDRIGDEDHEDQRRRMAREENFVLSASCSFTTSSNDDDCSSTTTDPVSSVSPNERCRRVISNWQKGDLLGRGSFGSVYEGNADDGVFFVIKEVSLLDQGGEGKQRVAQLEQEIALLRKLEHENIVQYYGTERDDSHLYIFLELVTKGSLLSLYQKYTLRDSVVSSYTRQILHGLKYLHDQGVVHRDIKCANILVNTNGSVKLADFGLAKATKLNDVKSCKGTVFWMAPEVVRSQGYGLAADIWSLGCTVLEMLTRRFPYGDMECMAAMFRIGKGERPPIPSSLSRDARDFLLKCLKADQSVRSTAAELLNHPFVRRPLQVSLGLASSHPFNRLI from the exons ATGCATCGCCTGCCCAAAATCTTCGCTAATAGCTCCGAACGCCGGAGAAGTGACTCGGACTCCGTCTCCGGGGAAAGCTCTAGCTCGAGCCGGCGCGCCGCCAGTTCGAAGCCGAGGCTCGAGCGCCGTAACGCGAGGAAGAATATCAAATACGATTACTCGCTCTCATCCGCCTCATCGTCGTCGTCGTACTACACCGCGTCGGAGGAGTCTCTGCACACGCGGTCGCTCGATTTGTACGGTGGGAATCagagtttcagggttcaagGTATCGACGGTGAGATCGAGATTATGTGCAAAAACCTAGGTTTTTCGGGTATTGATGATTTCTCTATATCGCCTGAGGACTATGAGGTGATGAAAGTGAGATCGTCTTCTGCTCCTGTCGGGTTCACTCAGGCAATCGAGGAGGTTGGCGATGGAGCTCTTGCAATTGGTGGTAGTGAAAACTTAATTAGATGTTCAGGTCCTAGTGGTGAAGTAATTAGTAATAATTCAGAGGGAATTCGTGAATATAGGAATAGGGATAATGTTATTGGTATTACAATGGTGGATGATGTGAGGGTAAGTGATGGCATTTCAAATGATGATTTGGGTGGTAGATCGAATGAACTCCGTGGAAGTGGCATTAAGGGTGTGAGGCCGCCATCTCTAGGCCTTCTGGCTCCTCCACCATTTATGTCATTACCTGTGGTTGATCAAGAGTGCTCCACTTGGGATATCTTCAGAAATTTTGGCCCAGACAGTGGACAACTGCAAGCCTTGGATGAGCAAGGTGGTCAGGATAGGATTGGGGATGAGGACCATGAGGATCAAAGAAGGAGAATGGCAAGGGAAGAGAACTTTGTTCTCTCAGCATCGTGTTCATTCACCACAAGCTCGAATGATGATGATTGCTCAAGCACTACAACAGACCCTGTATCAAGTGTCTCACCAAATGAGAGATGTAGACGTGTTATTTCAAATTGGCAGAAGGGCGACCTCTTAGGCCGTGGATCATTTGGATCTGTGTATGAGGGAAATGCCGA TGATGGAGTCTTTTTTGTTATTAAGGAAGTATCTTTGCTCGATCAAGGGGGAGAAGGAAAGCAGCGAGTTGCTCAACTTGAACAG GAAATTGCACTTCTGAGGAAGCTTGAGCATGAAAATATTGTCCAGTATTATGGCACAGAGAGG GACGACTCACATCTCTATATATTTCTTGAGCTTGTTACCAAAGGCTCTCTTTTGAGCCTTTACCAGAAATATACCCTCCGAGACTCGGTAGTCTCTTCTTATACAAGACAGATTCTTCATGGTTTAAAATATCTGCATGACCAAGGTGTAGTGCACAG AGACATCAAGTGTGCAAATATACTGGTGAACACTAATGGATCGGTGAAACTTGCAGATTTTGGTCTTGCAAAG GCAACTAAGTTGAATGATGTCAAATCTTGCAAGGGCACTGTATTCTGGATGGCTCCTGAG GTTGTTAGGAGCCAGGGCTATGGGCTTGCAGCAGATATATGGAGTCTTGGGTGCACTGTATTGGAGATGCTTACCCGGCGTTTTCCATACGGGGATATGGAATGC ATGGCAGCGATGTTTAGGATAGGAAAGGGCGAGAGACCACCTATTCCTAGTTCTCTTTCAAGAGATGCACGAGATTTCTTACTTAAATGTCTAAAAGCTGACCAAAGTGTGCGGTCAACAGCTGCCGAGCTCTTGAATCACCCCTTTGTGAGGCGACCACTTCAAGTGTCATTGGGATTGGCATCTTCTCATCCTTTTAACAGGCTAATTTGA
- the LOC125219900 gene encoding uncharacterized protein LOC125219900: MAKSKKLERRSDSQHHLVSLRKLSSRCTKVCGDTHNGKKASEKKEWEDAECSVCLEFPHNAVLVLCSSYDKGCRPYMCATSQHYSNCLEQYTKVAPNHTSKSWQPSPAAAASELSGILCPLCRGQVKGWTVVEPARRHLNAKKRACVQEGCSFVGRYKELRKHVKLAHPLARPREVDPLHAEKWKKLENERNISDVISTIRSTMPGAIVIGDYVIERDRHGYRDYEDDDNLDNDDDGADDGLDELTFSAPSYGERWDSGARAAAPDRRHRPGQRARLLAQRLTGRLRGQGR; the protein is encoded by the coding sequence ATGGCCAAATCGAAGAAGCTGGAGAGGAGATCGGACTCCCAGCACCATCTAGTAAGCCTGCGTAAGCTATCATCTAGGTGCACGAAGGTCTGTGGAGACACCCACAATGGGAAGAAAGCATCCGAAAAGAAGGAATGGGAAGATGCAGAATGCTCGGTCTGCTTGGAGTTTCCTCACAACGCTGTTCTCGTGCTCTGTTCCTCGTACGATAAGGGCTGCCGTCCTTACATGTGCGCTACTAGCCAGCACTACTCCAATTGTCTCGAGCAGTACACCAAGGTTGCCCCCAACCACACCTCCAAATCGTGGCAACCATCACCAGCAGCAGCTGCCTCTGAACTATCTGGGATATTGTGTCCTCTTTGTCGGGGTCAGGTGAAGGGCTGGACAGTGGTGGAGCCTGCACGTAGGCATCTCAACGCAAAAAAGAGGGCCTGTGTGCAGGAGGGCTGCTCGTTCGTGGGCCGCTACAAAGAGCTCAGGAAACATGTCAAGTTAGCACACCCTCTGGCCCGCCCCCGGGAGGTGGACCCTTTGCACGctgagaaatggaaaaagcTCGAGAATGAGAGGAACATAAGCGACGTGATTAGCACGATCAGATCCACCATGCCCGGGGCGATTGTCATTGGTGATTACGTGATAGAAAGGGACCGTCACGGCTATAGGGATTATGAAGATGATGATAATTTGGACAATGACGATGATGGTGCTGATGATGGTTTGGATGAGTTGACGTTCAGTGCCCCATCATACGGCGAGCGCTGGGATAGCGGAGCTCGAGCTGCGGCTCCCGACAGGCGCCATCGTCCGGGGCAACGGGCGAGATTATTGGCACAGCGTTTGACCGGGAGGCTCAGAGGGCAAGGCCGGTAA
- the LOC125219112 gene encoding nitrate reductase [NADH]-like, which produces MAASVENRQFPLLEPGLPGVGRPFKPALNRPGSPVRAYNFPPSNKPLPSGNATSLDYSSSSDDDDDEADSNYSLLIKKGNAELEPSVLDSRDEFTADNWIERNPSMVRLTGKHPFNAEAPLPRLMHHGFITPVPLHYVRNHGAVPKASWDDWTVEITGLVKKPVRLTMRQLETEFPTREFPVSLVCAGNRRKEQNMVNQTIGFNWGAAGVSTSVWRGVPLHDVLKRCGIMSRKKGALNVCFEGAEDLPGGGGSKYGTSLTKEMAMDPARDIILAYMQNGERLSPDHGFPVRMIIPGFIGGRMVKWLKRIIVTPQESDNYYHFKDNRVLPSHVDAELANAEAWWYKPEHIINELNINSVITTPCHEEILPINAWTTQRPYTLRGYSYSGGGKKVTRVEVTMDGGETWQVCSLDHPEKPNKYGKYWCWCFWSLEVEVLDLLGAKEIAVRAWDETHNTQPEKLIWNLMGMMNNCWFRVKTNVCKPHRGEIGIVFEHPTQPGNQSGGWMAKERHLEKTSNEVPTLKKSVSSPFMNTAAKMFSASEVRKHNSGDSAWIIVHGHVYDCTRFLKDHPGGTDSILINAGTDCTEEFDAIHSDKAKKLLEDYRIGELITTGYASADSSPNNSVHGPSGSLHLAPIKEVVAPGRPAALIPREKIPCKLVEKTALSHDVRKFKFALPGTDQVLGLPVGKHVFVCATVDDKLCMRAYTPSSDVDVVGYLELVVKVYFKGVHPKFPNGGQMSQHLDSLEIGSFIDIKGPLGHIEYTGKGNFVVHGKQRFAKKLAMIAGGTGITPIYQVMQAILKDPEDETEMYVVYANRTEDDILLREELDSWADKYPERVKVWYVVQESVREDWKYSLGFVTEGILREHIPPAKDMALALACGPPPMLQFAVNPNLEKMGYDLKEDLLIF; this is translated from the exons ATGGCGGCCTCCGTCGAGAACCGGCAATTCCCGCTCCTCGAACCGGGCCTACCCGGCGTCGGCCGCCCCTTCAAACCCGCCCTCAACCGCCCCGGTTCACCGGTTCGCGCCTACAACTTCCCTCCCTCAAACAAGCCCCTCCCCAGCGGCAATGCTACTAGCCTCGATTACTCATCCAGCagcgacgacgacgacgacgaagCCGACTCCAACTACTCCCTCCTCATCAAGAAGGGCAACGCCGAGCTCGAGCCCTCCGTCCTCGACTCCAGAGACGAGTTCACCGCCGACAACTGGATCGAGCGCAACCCCTCCATGGTCCGCCTCACCGGGAAACACCCCTTCAACGCCGAGGCGCCGCTCCCCCGCCTCATGCACCACGGCTTCATCACCCCCGTCCCGCTCCACTACGTCCGCAACCACGGCGCCGTGCCTAAGGCCTCGTGGGACGACTGGACCGTCGAGATAACCGGTCTGGTTAAAAAGCCGGTCCGGCTCACCATGCGCCAGCTGGAGACCGAGTTCCCAACCCGGGAATTCCCGGTCAGCCTCGTCTGCGCCGGGAACCGCCGCAAGGAGCAGAACATGGTCAACCAGACCATCGGCTTCAACTGGGGCGCGGCCGGCGTCTCCACCTCCGTGTGGCGGGGCGTGCCCCTCCACGACGTGCTGAAGCGCTGCGGGATCATGAGCCGCAAAAAGGGCGCGCTCAACGTGTGCTTCGAAGGGGCCGAGGATCTCCCTGGCGGCGGGGGTTCCAAATACGGAACCTCCTTGACCAAGGAGATGGCCATGGATCCGGCGAGAGACATCATACTCGCGTACATGCAGAATGGCGAGCGTCTCTCGCCGGATCACGGATTCCCCGTGAGGATGATTATCCCCGGATTCATCGGGGGTAGAATGGTCAAGTGGTTGAAGAGGATTATAGTCACTCCCCAAGAATCagataattattatcatttcaaAGATAATAGGGTTCTTCCGTCACACGTGGATGCCGAACTCGCGAATGCTGAAG CTTGGTGGTACAAACCGGAGCACATAATAAATGAGTTGAATATCAACTCGGTCATCACAACGCCGTGCCACGAAGAAATCCTGCCGATCAATGCGTGGACGACTCAGAGACCTTACACCTTGAGAGGATATTCTTATTCCG GAGGTGGAAAGAAAGTGACACGAGTGGAAGTGACAATGGATGGTGGCGAAACATGGCAAGTTTGCTCTTTGGACCATCCCGAAAAGCCTAACAAATATGGCAAGTATTGGTGCTGGTGCTTCTGGTCGTTGGAGGTCGAGGTGCTTGACCTTCTCGGTGCCAAGGAGATCGCCGTTAGGGCTTGGGACGAGACACACAACACACAGCCAGAGAAGCTCATCTGGAACCTCATG GGCATGATGAACAACTGTTGGTTCCGTGTAAAGACCAATGTATGCAAACCACATAGAGGAGAAATCGGTATCGTCTTCGAGCACCCAACTCAGCCCGGCAACCAATCGGGTGGATGGATGGCGAAGGAGCGCCACCTAGAAAAAACCTCAAACGAGGTCCCGACCCTAAAAAAGTCGGTCTCGTCACCATTCATGAACACGGCCGCCAAGATGTTTTCGGCCTCCGAGGTCCGGAAGCACAACTCGGGCGACTCAGCGTGGATCATCGTCCACGGCCACGTGTACGACTGCACCCGCTTCCTCAAGGACCACCCCGGCGGCACCGACAGCATCCTCATCAACGCCGGCACCGACTGCACGGAGGAGTTCGACGCCATCCACTCCGACAAGGCGAAGAAGCTCCTGGAGGACTACCGCATCGGCGAGCTCATCACCACCGGGTACGCCTCGGCCGACTCCTCCCCCAACAACTCCGTCCACGGCCCCTCCGGCAGCCTCCACCTCGCCCCGATCAAGGAGGTCGTCGCCCCCGGGCGCCCCGCCGCCCTGATCCCCCGCGAGAAAATCCCTTGCAAACTCGTCGAAAAGACCGCCCTCTCCCACGACGTCCGGAAATTCAAATTCGCCCTCCCCGGCACCGATCAAGTCCTCGGCCTCCCCGTGGGGAAACACGTGTTCGTGTGCGCCACGGTGGACGACAAATTGTGTATGCGAGCGTACACGCCGTCCAGTGACGTGGACGTGGTGGGGTACTTGGAGCTAGTGGTCAAGGTCTACTTCAAAGGGGTGCACCCAAAATTCCCAAATGGAGGACAGATGTCGCAACATCTGGACTCGCTGGAGATCGGTTCGTTTATCGACATAAAAGGCCCGTTGGGCCACATTGAGTACACCGGAAAGGGGAATTTCGTCGTGCACGGCAAGCAACGCTTCGCCAAAAAATTAGCGATGATCGCCGGCGGCACGGGAATCACGCCGATCTACCAAGTGATGCAGGCGATTCTCAAGGATCCGGAAGATGAGACGGAGATGTACGTGGTGTACGCGAATCGGACGGAGGATGACATATTGCTGAGGGAGGAGCTGGATTCGTGGGCGGACAAGTATCCGGAGCGGGTCAAAGTGTGGTATGTGGTGCAGGAGAGTGTGAGGGAGGATTGGAAGTACAGCTTAGGGTTTGTGACGGAGGGGATTTTGAGAGAGCATATTCCGCCGGCGAAGGACATGGCGCTGGCGCTGGCGTGCGGGCCGCCGCCGATGCTGCAATTCGCGGTGAATCCCAATTTGGAGAAGATGGGCTATGATTTGAAGGAggatttattgatattttag